In one Micromonospora polyrhachis genomic region, the following are encoded:
- a CDS encoding carbohydrate ABC transporter permease, producing MNFEFADEAPKLMILLYGLVAFVVVVGGLLFLLDAVPTWFARRRDARLIAASASGGTVTIGRLKPREGVLGLFFLLPTVLLLLIGLVVPAVRTLVLSFMDSDGTNWVGLANYDWMFSQDEIVKVLTNTLLWVILVPLIATSIGLIYAVMVDKARFESIAKSLIFMPMAISFVGAGIIWKFVYAYRSEEQDQIGLLNQIVVFFGGEPRQWLLNAPLNTLLLIVVMVWIQAGFAMVVLSAAIKAIPADIVEAARLDGVNAWQMFWRVTLPSIRPALIVVVVTISIATLKVFDIVRTMTNGNYETGVVANEMYNQAFRAGETGQGSALAVILFVLVVPIVIYQIRNLRKQREV from the coding sequence ATGAACTTCGAGTTCGCCGACGAAGCCCCAAAGCTCATGATCCTGCTCTACGGCTTGGTGGCCTTCGTCGTCGTGGTGGGCGGCCTGTTGTTCCTGCTGGACGCCGTACCCACCTGGTTCGCACGCCGGCGCGACGCCCGGCTCATCGCGGCGTCCGCCAGTGGCGGAACCGTGACCATCGGCAGGCTGAAACCGCGGGAAGGCGTGCTCGGGCTCTTCTTCCTGCTCCCGACGGTGCTGCTGCTACTCATCGGGTTGGTGGTCCCGGCGGTCCGCACCCTCGTGTTGTCCTTCATGGACAGCGATGGCACGAACTGGGTCGGACTGGCCAACTACGACTGGATGTTCTCGCAGGACGAGATCGTCAAGGTGCTGACCAACACCCTGCTCTGGGTGATCCTGGTCCCGCTGATCGCCACCTCGATCGGTCTGATCTACGCGGTGATGGTGGACAAGGCCCGGTTCGAGTCGATCGCCAAGTCACTGATCTTCATGCCGATGGCCATCTCGTTCGTCGGTGCCGGCATCATCTGGAAGTTCGTCTACGCCTACCGCTCCGAGGAACAGGACCAGATCGGTCTCCTCAACCAGATCGTGGTCTTCTTCGGCGGTGAACCCCGGCAGTGGCTGCTCAACGCCCCACTCAACACACTGCTGCTGATCGTCGTGATGGTCTGGATCCAGGCCGGCTTCGCCATGGTCGTACTCTCCGCCGCGATCAAGGCGATCCCCGCCGACATCGTCGAAGCCGCCCGGCTCGACGGAGTCAACGCCTGGCAGATGTTCTGGCGGGTCACCCTGCCGAGCATCCGGCCGGCGCTCATCGTCGTCGTGGTCACCATCTCGATCGCCACGCTCAAGGTCTTCGACATCGTCCGGACCATGACCAACGGCAACTACGAGACCGGTGTGGTCGCCAACGAGATGTACAACCAGGCCTTCCGGGCCGGCGAGACCGGCCAGGGCTCGGCCCTGGCGGTGATCCTCTTCGTGCTGGTGGTCCCGATCGTGATCTACCAGATCCGCAACCTGCGCAAGCAGCGGGAGGTATGA
- a CDS encoding ABC transporter substrate-binding protein → MAVSTRPRQAFAIASVLGLALTATACGGSDSKNDKADSPECAAYKEYQGHSGKKVSIYASIRDLEADRLQNSWKEFADCTGIKINYEGSGEFEAQLQVRVDGGNAPDIAFIPQPGLLTRFAEAGKLKPVSAETKAMAEKNYSPDWLKYSTVGGQFYGAPLGSNVKSFVWYSPKTFKEKGYTVPTTWDELIALSDKIAATGQKPWCAGIESGDATGWPATDWIEDLMLRTQTPEVYDQWVTHGIPFNDPKVAEALDKAGTILKNEKYVNGGYGGVKSIATTSFQEGGLPITQGKCTLHRQASFYANQWPEGTKVAEDGDVFAFYFPGIDAAKGKPVLGGGEFTVAFADRPEVQAVQTYLASAEHANSRAKIGDWVSANKGLDLANVANPIDKLSVQILQDPKTVFRFDGSDLMPAAVGSGSFWKGMIEWINGKDTAATLTFIEGTWPK, encoded by the coding sequence ATGGCGGTCTCTACCAGACCACGCCAAGCCTTCGCGATCGCCAGCGTGTTGGGCCTGGCGCTCACCGCCACCGCATGCGGTGGCAGCGACAGCAAGAACGACAAGGCAGACTCTCCGGAGTGTGCCGCTTACAAAGAGTATCAGGGCCACAGCGGTAAGAAGGTCTCCATCTACGCGTCCATTCGGGACCTCGAGGCAGACCGGCTACAGAACTCCTGGAAGGAGTTCGCTGACTGCACCGGCATCAAGATTAACTACGAGGGCAGCGGCGAGTTCGAGGCGCAGCTCCAGGTACGCGTCGACGGCGGCAACGCGCCGGACATCGCCTTCATCCCCCAGCCGGGCCTGCTGACCCGGTTCGCCGAGGCTGGCAAGCTCAAGCCCGTCTCGGCGGAAACCAAGGCGATGGCGGAGAAGAACTACTCCCCGGACTGGTTGAAGTACAGCACCGTCGGGGGCCAGTTCTACGGCGCACCGCTCGGCTCCAACGTCAAGTCCTTCGTGTGGTACTCGCCGAAGACCTTCAAGGAGAAGGGCTACACGGTCCCCACCACCTGGGACGAGCTGATCGCCCTGAGCGACAAGATCGCCGCCACCGGGCAGAAGCCGTGGTGCGCGGGGATCGAGTCCGGTGACGCCACCGGCTGGCCGGCCACCGACTGGATCGAAGACCTGATGCTGCGTACGCAGACCCCCGAGGTCTACGACCAGTGGGTCACCCACGGCATCCCGTTCAACGACCCGAAGGTCGCCGAGGCGCTGGACAAGGCCGGCACCATCCTCAAGAACGAGAAGTACGTCAACGGCGGCTACGGCGGCGTCAAGAGCATCGCCACCACCTCGTTCCAGGAGGGCGGCCTGCCCATCACGCAGGGCAAGTGCACCCTGCACCGGCAGGCGTCGTTCTACGCCAACCAGTGGCCGGAAGGTACCAAGGTGGCCGAGGACGGCGACGTCTTCGCCTTCTACTTCCCGGGCATCGACGCCGCCAAGGGCAAGCCGGTGCTGGGTGGCGGCGAGTTCACCGTGGCCTTCGCCGACCGGCCCGAGGTCCAGGCGGTGCAGACGTACCTCGCCTCGGCCGAGCACGCCAACAGCCGCGCCAAGATCGGTGACTGGGTCTCCGCCAACAAGGGCCTGGACCTCGCCAACGTCGCGAACCCGATCGACAAGCTGTCAGTCCAGATCCTCCAGGACCCGAAGACCGTCTTCCGGTTCGACGGTTCCGACCTGATGCCGGCCGCCGTCGGCTCGGGCTCGTTCTGGAAGGGCATGATCGAGTGGATCAACGGTAAGGACACCGCTGCCACGCTCACCTTCATCGAAGGCACCTGGCCGAAGTGA
- a CDS encoding M23 family metallopeptidase, with product MRPRLLTLVSTTLLLAVAALAPASPALAAPTFKVPFPCGQSWSGQTRPDHSPTNAIDFNRTNDEGDPVVASAPGTVDRVTNLGDTSYGRYVRIDHGGGYTTYYAHLSAFAAGLSVGDTVGYGTVIGYVGNTGNSYGAHLHYEQRSGGSDVQIRFNGSLALYWGAQTYTSDNGCSSGGTATGTVRTAGTPLTVRSGPGTGYSSVGTVATGTTVTIYCQTTGTTVTGTYGTSNIWNRIGTGRFIADAYVYTGNDGFIPGVPRC from the coding sequence ATGCGTCCACGCCTGCTCACGCTCGTCAGCACGACACTGCTCCTCGCCGTCGCGGCACTGGCCCCAGCCAGCCCCGCACTCGCGGCCCCCACCTTCAAGGTTCCGTTCCCCTGTGGACAGAGCTGGAGCGGACAGACCCGACCCGATCACAGCCCGACCAACGCCATCGACTTCAACCGGACCAACGACGAGGGCGACCCGGTCGTGGCGAGCGCGCCCGGCACGGTGGACCGGGTGACGAATCTCGGCGACACCAGCTACGGCCGGTACGTACGGATCGACCACGGGGGCGGTTACACCACGTACTACGCCCACCTCAGCGCGTTCGCGGCAGGGCTCTCCGTCGGGGACACCGTCGGCTACGGCACGGTGATCGGCTACGTCGGCAACACCGGCAACTCGTACGGCGCCCACCTGCACTACGAGCAGCGCTCCGGCGGCAGCGACGTCCAGATCCGGTTCAACGGCAGCCTCGCGCTCTACTGGGGTGCACAGACCTACACCAGCGACAACGGCTGCTCCAGTGGCGGCACCGCCACCGGGACCGTCCGCACTGCCGGCACCCCGCTGACCGTACGCTCCGGGCCGGGCACCGGCTATTCCTCGGTGGGTACGGTCGCCACCGGCACCACAGTCACGATCTACTGCCAGACCACCGGCACCACGGTCACCGGGACCTACGGTACGAGCAACATCTGGAACCGGATCGGCACGGGCCGGTTCATCGCCGATGCGTACGTCTACACCGGTAATGACGGATTCATTCCCGGCGTTCCCCGCTGCTGA
- a CDS encoding GPGG-motif small membrane protein, whose translation MELILWILAVVLVVAGVLALFRRQLLWGIVLIIIGLLVGPGGVSIFS comes from the coding sequence ATGGAACTGATTCTTTGGATTCTCGCGGTAGTACTGGTGGTCGCCGGTGTGCTGGCCCTCTTCCGGCGGCAGCTGCTCTGGGGAATTGTCCTCATCATCATCGGGCTACTCGTTGGACCTGGTGGTGTCAGCATCTTCAGTTGA